A region of Channa argus isolate prfri chromosome 8, Channa argus male v1.0, whole genome shotgun sequence DNA encodes the following proteins:
- the LOC137132182 gene encoding neurturin codes for MIGSASTVGKDGKTWWRQEVSATQHHLKNWKMILWVVASLLTLVEDVFSKEDSKEARLDLQHVLKQPSWSPAENQEEDSSVYTALHEAFDEWSLLQEGEIQQSRWRRTPRTPNSPRTTRRNRRKNKSSHDCHLEKKEMRVKDLGLGYDSDEIVLFKYCIGTCQSSRKNYDLALKALMDNGSISGKAVSNHPCCRPTHYETVSFMDTQATWQTIKWLSAANCSCVS; via the exons ATGATCGGAAGCGCGAGCACGGTCGGTAAAG ATGGAAAAACATGGTGGAGGCAGGAAGTGTCAGCCACCCAACATCACCTGAAGAACTGGAAG ATGATACTGTGGGTGGTGGCATCATTGCTGACACTGGTGGAAGATGTGTTTTCTAAGGAGGACAGTAAAGAAGCTCGGTTGGACCTCCAGCACGTCCTGAAACAACCCTCCTGGTCTCCTGCAGAGAATCAGGAAGAGGACAGCAGTGTCTACACAGCCTTGCATGAAGCCTTTG aTGAATGGTCACTGTTGCAGGAAGGGGAAATCCAGCAGAGCAGATGGCGGCGCACCCCTCGTACTCCAAACTCACCTAGAACAACAAGGAGGAACCGCAGGAAGAATAAGAGCAGTCACGACTGCCACTTGGAGAAGAAAGAGATGCGGGTGAAGGACCTCGGTCTCGGCTATGACTCGGATGAGATAGTCCTCTTTAAGTACTGCATTGGTACATGCCAGAGCTCCCGCAAGAACTATGATCTGGCTCTTAAGGCTTTGATGGACAATGGAAGCATCTCTGGCAAGGCTGTCAGCAATCACCCCTGCTGTCGGCCTACTCACTATGAAACTGTGTCCTTTATGGACACCCAGGCTACTTGGCAGACAATTAAATGGCTCTCAGCAGcaaactgcagctgtgtgaGCTGA